The proteins below are encoded in one region of Pseudomonas putida NBRC 14164:
- a CDS encoding DUF4224 domain-containing protein: METEILSDEELVAITGYKPRAWQRRWLTEKGWHFVESRGGRPLVGRQYARQKLSGVVIDTVPVVAAPPPAPAWTPDFSRVK; the protein is encoded by the coding sequence ATGGAAACCGAGATCCTTTCGGACGAAGAGCTGGTGGCGATCACCGGCTACAAACCCCGGGCGTGGCAGCGCCGTTGGCTCACAGAAAAAGGCTGGCACTTCGTAGAGAGCCGCGGCGGCAGGCCACTGGTTGGCCGCCAGTACGCCCGCCAGAAGCTCAGCGGCGTGGTGATCGACACCGTGCCGGTCGTAGCAGCCCCTCCACCAGCACCCGCCTGGACCCCTGATTTTTCCCGAGTGAAGTGA